From the Bradyrhizobium ontarionense genome, the window TATCCCTTCGCGGGCGCGCTGAGTACGAAGCCGCTGTCGGCCTCTTTATCAACATGCTTACGCTCGACATCGATCTCGCGGGAAGCGCCGGCCCCACGGAAGTAATCTCGGTTTGCCGGAGCGTCCTGCTTGATGCCTATCGGCATCGCGCAGCGCCGTTCGAATGGGTCATCGAGCGCCTGCGGCAGGAGGCGCCAGCGTTTGAATTTCCCTTTAATGCCGTGCTCTTGTTTCAGGAACCGCCGGGTCAAACGGAGGCACTTCCCGGCATCGAGATCATCGAGCCAGTTGCGGAGGCGGCCAAGGATTATGATACCGCCTGTTCGGATCTCGATTTGTCGGTTCAGGCCATGCACTCTCAAGGACAGTTGCGCGTCCTATTCGAGTACAAGACCTGCAGCTTTGAGCGCGAAAGGGTCACGCGCTGGCTCGCGCGATACCTCTCCTTGTTGGACAGTTGGGCAGGAGCGGTCAGCACGGCTCCGTGCTCAACTACCGATGTCACTTAAGGTGTCACATCGTCGCATCTGCAATCAAAAGGAATTTCTACTTGTTATTGTTTTTGTGCGGTGGCACTATCTTGACGGTTGAATTCAGCAAGCTTCTTTTCGCAGGAGGATCTCATGGCTACTGCCACCTTCAGAGAAGGCTTTCGTGACGGCACTTTCCCGGAGCTGAGTGGACGAGATTTTGATGCGTATCTGGCGGCGAGAGTTCTGACGGCTGAGGAACTCGCTACGATTGATCCTGTGACCGCCGTCGTCTTGCGCGCGAAGTTGCGGAGTCAGATACTGGCATCGGATGAGATCCGGAAGCTTCTGCGAGGTGTTGTAGAGCCGGAGCTGAAGTCATTGGCCGCGAGGAAACCTTAGCGACAAGCGGAGGCGTCGGGTTCGGGCTTGCTGTGGTGAGCGATGGTGCGACGTTCGCCGCAGCTTCGCCTGAACAGCCTGAGAGGCACGTCGTGCGCCTGAAGCCGAACCCGTAGAACCCGCCGAACATGCACTCAGGTCGTGCTCGGGACTTGAAAGACATTCGTCGGCGGAAAATACGCTGTCGCCTATCTCCGCAAGCAATTGAAATGACGATGGCCGCGACCTCCCTCCGAGCGGACTATAAGCCCTCACGGGATCGGGATACGCACAGCTTTCGGAAGGCTGATTTCGCGGCAGATCTCACGTGTCCGCCCTCAGCGAATGTCGGTGTCCGTAGTTGCGCCTCGCCGCAACCAACGCTACAGACTCCCGTAGCCCTCAGGCTGCGGGAGTTTTGGTCGTCGCGCCTTGTCTGCAATTGTTGACGGCAGCCTAGCTCAGGTTCCCGTCGCCCGGCTTGCCACGCAGCGTCGCCAAACTGTTCTCCTCAATCATGTCCCCGATCTAGGGTGAAACAGTCAATCGAGCTCTGTTGCGCCTGTGTAGCTTTCTGCAGGCGATTTGGGCCACAGCGGCCTCGATGAGCTCATCGAAAGTGTGATGCCGCTCGCGGCGCGGACCAGCAGCGGGCCGAGCGACACGGCGCAGACTCCGATGTTGTTGTCGCCGAGCTCGGCGGCGAGACAGCGGACCGACGCCTTGGCCAACCCCATGATGTTGTAACGGTCCGCGACCTTGTCGGCGCCATGGTAGCTCATTGTCAGCCCGCCGCTCAGCCCAGCTGCTGTTGCCGATGGTCGGGGTCATTTCGCGTTCCGTCGCTAAAATCAGCATCATATTGCCGCGAGGCCCACCCGCACATCGACGGAGCGGGAGCGTGATGCAACGCATCCCACGACATGATCGATGCGTGACGCCTGATTGGTCGTGTCATCCGCGAGCGTATCGAGGTCGGGATCGTCGCTCTGCCTCACCGCGAGCCGGCGGAGATCTCGACGCCCATCGACGGGACGCGGATTCGGTCGCGGTGCGAACCCGTGTCATCTGCGCTTCAAATCGCCGCTGCACAATCGGGTTCTCAAGATCCGGGGAGCTGTTCGTCGCCTACCGCATCTATCTCGTCGTCGAGGCCACGGGCGTACCCAGGCGGCGGAAAGCTCGCTCCGATCGCCCCCACGCAGGCCGGACGAATTCCCGACGCGATCGTGTTCCGCGTCTGCATCACTGCAACGTTCTGCACAACGATGCATCCTCATGACGAGGCCGCCCATGCCGAGCGCATGATCTCGGCATGTGACAATTTGATGAATGATCCAGCGCAAAACCCGTTCGTTCGACGACTGCTACGAAGCGTATCGTTAAACCGCGATATGGGCCAATGAAGACAGAAATCGTCAAAGAACTCGGACAGTCCGACATTCTGTTGCCACACCTCGTGTCCGAGGGATTGGCCGCCAATGATCGCATCAAGCTCCGTCTGAGCGCGCTGCAGGCCGCGGCACAACATGCAAGGCAGCCGCGCAGCGACGTGCCTGATCTCGCAATGGAGAGCCGTGCGGCCGGACTTGCGCCTGCGGCGCTCGTCACGTTGATCAGCGGGGCCCATCTCGCCGGCGACGACAAGGTCGTTGCACCGGGACTGGCGCCGCTGCTGAAGGGTATCGAGGGCGATATTCTCGCGATGATCGGCGCGGTCACCGCGGGAGATCCGGCGGACGGCCAACACTTCGAAAAGCGCCTGGCTCTGATCCGCAGCGCCGGTGATCTCGACGCGACGTCGGAGATCGAGATCGCTCGCATCGGTCGTCTCACGGGCGTCGATCGTGAAGGGCCGGACAGCCTGCATCGATTGGTCATGGATCTACACAAGGCGCTGAACCGTCTGGCCGCAAGTCATGCGGAGGCGATCATCGCAGGGGCCCATGTCTTCGGCATCCAGGAGTCCGATCGTGCACCGGTCGCGAGCTTCATGCGCGGCCTCAATGAGACACGGCCACTCAAGTTCAACCATCCCGGACTGGATGCGACCGCGCTTCGGGCGGGCGATCGCCTGGTGATCCAGAACGACATCGGCACCACCGATGCGCACGTGATCGTCATCGTCGTCACGGAGAGCGCCATCACGATGACCTACACCGACGTGCATCTGGCGCGCGCGAAATTCTTCGTATCCCTGTTCGACGGACGTCAGTTGAAATGGAGCGGACTGGACAAGCATGCTGCCGGGGGCCTCGAGAACGACGGGACCTTCTATCTCGTCACCGGATCTTATGAGTATAGCGGGCCCGACGATCGGGACGAATTGCTCGCCGCGATCGGTTCGTCGCTGGTCTTCCTGATCGACTGGAACAAGGCCCGCAAGCTGCTCCGCAGCTGGGTCGCGAAGAATGACGCGGTGCGCATCCTGGAGTGGGCGGCGCGCCAGCGTATCGGCCACCGCGGCTTCCTGGAGCTTGGCGGCAACGAACTGCTCGGCGCAGCCGTACGCAGCGCGGCTCCCACGCGCATCGGCTTCGGCGAGAGACTAGACCAGGTGCTGGGACGAGACGCCGCGATCAGCTTCCTCAAGATGACGCTGCAGATTTCGACGGAGGCTCTGCTTGGCGGTCAGTCGTCGCGGCTGGCGCGTGACCGGATCGGCGCCGACCTCGTCAGGCATCTCGATCGCGTCGACAGCGCGCTGCTCGCCATGGTGCTGCGGCAGATCGGCCTGTCGCGCGATGTCGCTGCGCTCGTCCAGCAATCCGTATCCACGATTGATCCGGATCCGGCTGCGGTCAGACTGCTCGCGGAGCGAGCCGGCCGGATCGAGCGCAAGGCCGACAGGATTGCCATCGAGGCGCGCGCGGAAATCGCGCGGCTCAATGCGCGGCCGGTCATCGGCGAGCTGGTCGACCGTATCGAGCAGGCGATCGATGAGTTGGAGCAGGCTGCGTTCATTGCGTCTCTGACGTCGGGTCCGATGAATCCGGAGATCAGGTCCGCGCTGGGGAGTCTGGCCTCGATCACCGTCACTGCGACCGAGTGCGCGGCTGCCGGACTGGCTGCTGCGGCGGAGGTGCAGGAAGGCAGACGCGCGGATTCGGAGGATGCCCTTGCGGCCGTCGCCCGGCTGATGGATGCGGAGCATCAGGCGGATGCAAGGGAGCGCGAGATTACCGCGAGCGTGTTCTCCGGTGGACTCGACGTGGCGGCGTCCCTCGCTGCCCTGGAGCTCGCGCGGGCGATCGAGCGCGCAACCGATTGTCTGGCGAGCTTCGGCCACCTGCTGCGGCGCTACACGATGAGTGACCTCTCGGCCTGAGGAATGATTTGATGAGTATCGTACGGATCGGGGATGGCCGACGCGAGCGGCCCACAGCGGAGGACGTCGGGGCAAAAGCGGCCAATCTCGCGAGGATGGCGGCACTGGACTTGCCAGTCCCGCCCGCCTTCGTGCTGCCGGTACAGCTCTGCGCGGACGTCGTGGCAGGAAAGGGCCAGGCAACGCGCCGGCTTGTTGAAGGACTGAAGGAGGGGATAGCGTTCCTCGAGCAGGCGACCGGAAAGTCGTTCGGCTGCTCCCGCAATCCGCTGCTCGTTTCGGTCCGGTCCGGCGCAGCGCGGTCGATGCCCGGCATGCTGGACACCGTTCTCAATGTCGGCTGCACGTCCCACGCCGTGCGCGGTCTGGTCCGCGCGACCGGCCGGCCCCGCCTGGCATGGGACTGCCGGCGGCGCTTGCTCGAGAGCTATGCCGAAACCGTCGTCGGACTCGACCCTGCACCGCTGGCAGGGCGTTTGAACCAGATGATTGCCGCGGAGAGCGTGGCAAACGAGCGCGAGCTGGACAGCGAAGCGCTCGAGCGCCTCGCCTCTGACGAGCGCAGGCTGCTGGAGGACTTCGACGATGACGGCTGGCTGGAGGATGCCGCGATCCAGCTGGAACGCTCGGCGCGGGCCGTCTATCGATCGTGGATGGGCGAGCGTGCACAGACCTATCGCCGCCTGCAGGGGATGCAGCATCTGAAGGGCACTGCCGTCACGGTGCAAGCCATGATCTTCGGCAATGGCGGCACGTCGTCCGGTGCGGGCGTCGCGTTTTCGCGCGATCCCTCCACGGGAGCGCGCGAGCCGGTCATCGATGTGCTGTTCGACTCTCAAGGGGAGGACGTGGTGTCTGGGCGAAGGACGCCGGAGACGGAGGCGGCCCTCTCGCGGGCGCTTCCCGCGGTGGCGGAGCAACTGCGCGACACGCTGAAGCGGCTCGAAAGGGAATTTCGGGATGTGCAGGACATCGAGTTCACGATCGAGGAAGGCCGGTTGTGGATCCTGCAGACGAGGGCGGCGAAGCGCACCCCGCGCGCCGCGGTCCGCATCGCGGTCGACCTGGTGCATGAGGGGCTGATCACGCGCGCGGAGGCGATCGGAAGGATCGAAGGCATCGACCTCGCCGCTCTCGCGGAGACCTCGCTCGTCGTGACCGGGTCACCCGCGGCGGTCGGGATTGCTGCATGTGGCGGTGTCACAACCGGGCGAGTGGCGTTCGACAGCGCGTCCGCAGAACGGCTCGCGGCGTCAGGTGATCCGGTCATCCTGATGCGTCATGACACCAGCACCGCTGATATCGCCGGCTTTGCCGCGGCATCGGGGATCGTCACCGCGGTGGGGGCTCGTACGGCCCATGCATCGTTGGTTGCACGCCAGATGGGCAAGCCGTGCGTGGTCGGATGCGGCGCCATCGAGCTCGATGGTGAGGCTCAGGCGCGCATCAACGAAGCCACCATTGCGGCGGGCGATTGGATCACCGTTGATGGCAACGAAGGCTGCATCTATCTCGGTCGCGGCGAGATCATCACGCGGCAGCCCGAGGCAGAATTGGCGGAACTGTCGAAATGGCGCGGCAAGGAGGAGGCTGGTCCTGAGGACGTGATCCCGAGCGCCGCCGCGCCGGCTGCCTGACCATTCGTCCTTCGCGCCGGGTCGATGTCGGTAGCCTAGTTGCGGACGGCCTGCGCGAGGACGACCGAAACACCCGAATGGACGTCACATCTCTCCGCTAAATGGGCATGTTGGACAAAGTGCCAACAGCGACCTGCGCGTGGTTCGAGAGCGTTCGATGGGAATGGGGCGTCACCCTCAAATTGCGGCTGTTCCGACCGCCAGAGACGTTC encodes:
- a CDS encoding SDR family oxidoreductase: MSYHGADKVADRYNIMGLAKASVRCLAAELGDNNIGVCAVSLGPLLVRAASGITLSMSSSRPLWPKSPAESYTGATELD
- a CDS encoding PEP/pyruvate-binding domain-containing protein — encoded protein: MSIVRIGDGRRERPTAEDVGAKAANLARMAALDLPVPPAFVLPVQLCADVVAGKGQATRRLVEGLKEGIAFLEQATGKSFGCSRNPLLVSVRSGAARSMPGMLDTVLNVGCTSHAVRGLVRATGRPRLAWDCRRRLLESYAETVVGLDPAPLAGRLNQMIAAESVANERELDSEALERLASDERRLLEDFDDDGWLEDAAIQLERSARAVYRSWMGERAQTYRRLQGMQHLKGTAVTVQAMIFGNGGTSSGAGVAFSRDPSTGAREPVIDVLFDSQGEDVVSGRRTPETEAALSRALPAVAEQLRDTLKRLEREFRDVQDIEFTIEEGRLWILQTRAAKRTPRAAVRIAVDLVHEGLITRAEAIGRIEGIDLAALAETSLVVTGSPAAVGIAACGGVTTGRVAFDSASAERLAASGDPVILMRHDTSTADIAGFAAASGIVTAVGARTAHASLVARQMGKPCVVGCGAIELDGEAQARINEATIAAGDWITVDGNEGCIYLGRGEIITRQPEAELAELSKWRGKEEAGPEDVIPSAAAPAA